In Fluviicola taffensis DSM 16823, the following are encoded in one genomic region:
- a CDS encoding IS1 family transposase: MKCRHCFEPCIKKGKTGNHQRYKCSTCMKYQQEIYSYNSHLVMDMEIIGLIKEGVGILGISRLLQISKATVIRRTVRIGKSIRRSSPIVFGQKYQVDELFTYVGHKKNRVCVAYSIEESTGNVIDIVVGRRNKTNLRKVISTLVLAEASQITTDKLNIYKELIPSTVHSTKHRGINKIERKNLTLRTHLKRLNRRTICYSKSIKMLDAVLRIYFWFGVKTIL; encoded by the coding sequence ATGAAATGTAGACATTGTTTTGAGCCTTGTATTAAAAAAGGTAAAACTGGAAATCATCAAAGATATAAGTGCTCTACTTGTATGAAGTATCAGCAAGAAATCTATTCTTATAATTCACACTTAGTGATGGATATGGAAATAATAGGTTTGATCAAGGAAGGTGTGGGAATTCTGGGAATAAGCCGTCTGCTTCAAATTTCAAAAGCAACAGTAATCAGAAGAACAGTGAGAATAGGAAAATCAATTAGAAGATCTTCTCCCATTGTTTTTGGACAAAAATATCAAGTTGATGAATTATTTACTTATGTTGGTCATAAGAAGAATAGAGTTTGCGTCGCATATTCTATAGAAGAAAGTACTGGGAATGTGATAGATATTGTTGTAGGTCGAAGAAATAAAACCAATCTTCGAAAAGTAATATCAACACTGGTTTTAGCCGAAGCTTCTCAAATAACTACTGATAAGCTAAATATTTATAAAGAATTGATTCCGTCTACAGTTCATTCCACAAAACATAGAGGAATCAATAAAATTGAACGAAAAAATTTGACATTGCGTACACATCTAAAACGCTTAAACAGAAGAACGATTTGTTATTCGAAATCGATCAAAATGCTAGATGCAGTTTTACGAATATATTTTTGGTTTGGAGTGAAAACAATTCTGTAA
- a CDS encoding DUF4290 domain-containing protein, translated as MEYNTTRPKLLLPEYGRNVQEMISHAMEIADRDERNKASRAIIEVMGQLNPHLRDVDDFRHKLWTHLFVMSDFKLDVDSPYEIPKPETLSSKPDRMIYPKGRIKFGHYGKYTQEILRDSVNIKAADERDYLKITMANFMKKQYVAYNNDAVENHVIANQLKDLSQGELILDNPDELMNTNLILKSFGIQPNKRPKKNQKNQKNNNFKGKNQNQNQNRNKN; from the coding sequence ATGGAATACAACACCACGAGACCGAAGTTATTACTTCCGGAGTATGGTAGAAACGTACAAGAAATGATTTCTCATGCTATGGAAATCGCAGATCGCGATGAACGAAACAAAGCATCTAGAGCAATTATTGAAGTAATGGGACAATTGAATCCGCACTTGCGTGATGTCGATGACTTTAGACATAAGTTATGGACGCATTTGTTTGTGATGTCTGACTTTAAGTTAGATGTAGATTCTCCTTATGAAATTCCGAAGCCTGAAACACTTTCAAGTAAGCCAGATCGTATGATTTATCCGAAAGGACGTATCAAGTTTGGACATTACGGAAAATATACACAAGAAATCCTAAGAGATTCTGTAAATATTAAAGCGGCAGATGAACGTGATTATTTGAAGATTACGATGGCTAACTTTATGAAAAAGCAATATGTTGCTTATAATAATGATGCTGTTGAAAATCATGTCATTGCAAATCAATTGAAAGATTTGTCTCAAGGAGAATTGATTTTGGATAATCCGGATGAATTGATGAATACAAACCTGATTTTAAAATCATTTGGCATTCAGCCTAATAAACGTCCGAAAAAGAACCAAAAGAATCAGAAAAACAACAATTTCAAAGGTAAAAATCAGAATCAAAACCAAAATCGTAATAAGAATTAA
- a CDS encoding BlaI/MecI/CopY family transcriptional regulator, translating to MKKELTRAEEQIMQAIWSVGKGFAKDIHEQLEEPRPAYNTVLTVIRVLVQKGFVEYKTYGKSNEYSPMITKEAYSAQRFQSLKENYFGNSNAKLLSFFLKENNLDLKDVNELLEIIKKERHD from the coding sequence ATGAAAAAGGAATTGACACGCGCAGAAGAACAGATCATGCAGGCAATCTGGTCGGTCGGAAAAGGATTTGCAAAAGATATCCATGAACAGCTGGAAGAACCACGACCAGCTTACAATACGGTATTGACTGTGATTCGGGTGTTGGTGCAGAAAGGTTTCGTGGAATACAAAACATATGGGAAATCCAACGAGTACTCTCCAATGATTACCAAAGAAGCTTATTCTGCTCAGCGTTTTCAGTCGTTGAAAGAGAATTATTTCGGGAACTCGAATGCGAAACTTCTTTCCTTCTTTCTAAAAGAAAACAACCTGGATTTAAAAGATGTGAACGAATTACTGGAAATCATTAAAAAAGAACGTCATGACTAA
- a CDS encoding ATP-binding protein — translation MNKLELHALISQGEGFHIEFKESVNSSLAKEFVAFANAKGGIVLVGVDDDGNIKNKALDNTTRSSIQDVARDCDPAIDILIEAIEDESNVLVVRVKEGLNKPYRCTNGFYMREGASSNKRTTHEIYEMFKDAERFSFDDALCVKADFQEWFEPKTLKRFFAEAKKEQILSDEDTLHNLGVLEFIDGKPVLNNAGVLFFTKEPQRFIRQSLIQCVRYKGVIKLDIEDQKDMDSDVITNIDEIFAFLRRSLDVAFKFESGKLTRTEVWEIPHSALKEAIINAIAHRDYINKGTHIQVEVFDDRVSITNFGGLAKGLSRDELGKRSAHRNPNIVDLFHRSNFIEKLGTGLLRIDSELEKAGLPKAEFEINDHWFSIVFKRQSKSGIIEENRSFYDSENLGEKILKYCSEKPRSRAEIFQFIGIANNTANTSRQIIPLINGGLLQMTEPDKPRSRNQMYFTTEIGKNKLMYNIN, via the coding sequence ATGAATAAATTAGAATTACACGCTTTAATATCTCAGGGAGAAGGATTTCATATTGAATTTAAGGAATCAGTTAATTCAAGTTTGGCAAAGGAATTTGTTGCTTTTGCAAATGCTAAAGGTGGAATTGTTTTAGTTGGTGTAGATGATGATGGGAATATAAAAAACAAAGCACTTGATAATACTACTCGGTCTAGTATTCAAGATGTAGCTAGAGATTGTGACCCTGCAATTGACATTCTAATTGAAGCCATAGAAGACGAATCGAATGTATTGGTTGTTCGTGTGAAAGAAGGTTTGAATAAACCATATAGATGCACAAATGGTTTTTACATGAGAGAGGGAGCTAGCTCTAACAAAAGGACTACTCATGAAATCTATGAGATGTTTAAAGATGCGGAACGATTCTCTTTTGATGATGCACTTTGTGTTAAAGCAGATTTTCAAGAATGGTTTGAACCCAAAACGTTAAAACGATTTTTTGCAGAAGCCAAAAAGGAACAAATTCTCTCAGACGAAGACACGTTGCATAATCTTGGAGTTCTTGAATTTATTGATGGGAAACCAGTACTTAATAATGCTGGTGTATTGTTCTTTACCAAGGAACCACAGCGATTTATTCGGCAGTCTCTGATTCAATGTGTGAGATATAAAGGTGTAATCAAGCTGGATATTGAAGACCAAAAGGATATGGATTCTGATGTGATTACCAATATTGATGAAATCTTTGCTTTCTTGAGACGTTCTCTTGATGTTGCTTTCAAATTTGAATCAGGCAAACTTACCCGAACAGAAGTATGGGAAATTCCTCATTCAGCACTCAAAGAGGCGATTATTAATGCAATAGCTCATAGAGATTACATCAATAAAGGAACTCATATTCAAGTCGAAGTTTTTGATGATAGAGTATCTATTACCAATTTTGGAGGACTGGCAAAAGGACTATCAAGAGATGAACTTGGAAAGCGAAGTGCTCACCGAAATCCGAATATTGTAGACTTGTTTCATCGTTCAAACTTTATTGAGAAGCTTGGAACTGGGTTACTGAGAATAGATAGTGAACTTGAGAAAGCAGGATTACCCAAAGCCGAATTTGAAATTAATGACCATTGGTTTTCGATTGTTTTTAAGAGACAATCTAAGTCGGGAATCATAGAAGAAAATAGGAGTTTTTATGATTCAGAAAATCTAGGTGAAAAAATTCTTAAATATTGTAGTGAAAAACCAAGGAGTAGAGCTGAGATATTTCAGTTCATTGGGATTGCTAATAACACCGCAAATACTTCAAGACAAATTATCCCTTTAATTAATGGGGGTTTATTACAGATGACTGAGCCAGATAAACCGAGAAGTAGAAATCAAATGTATTTTACTACGGAAATTGGAAAAAACAAATTGATGTATAACATAAACTAA
- the murA gene encoding UDP-N-acetylglucosamine 1-carboxyvinyltransferase, which yields MSSFEIYGGKKLKGELTVQGAKNEALQVLCAPLLTAEKVTISNIPDIVDVNKLIDLLQTMGVKIEKVERGTYVFQAKEIDLSYLETEDFKKRAGSLRGSIMIVGPLLARFGKGFIPKPGGDKIGRRRLDTHFDGFALLGAKFNYDAGEHFYSIEAKKLKGTYIHLDEASVTGTANIIMAAVLAEGTTTFYNAACEPYIQQLCKMLNSMGAKISGISSNLLTIEGVKELGGCYHRILPDMIEIGSFIGLAAMTQSEITIKDVSWENLGVIPNTFKRLGIKLERRGDDIFVPAQDSYEIDTFIDGSILTIYDAPWPGFTPDLLSIILVVATQAKGSVLIHQKMFESRLFFTDKLIDMGAQIILCDPHRATVIGLGRQHKLRGIQMTSPDIRAGVSLLIAALSAEGKSVIHNIEQIDRGYQDIDIRLRNIGADIRRIN from the coding sequence ATGTCATCTTTTGAAATTTACGGAGGAAAGAAGTTAAAAGGCGAACTAACAGTTCAAGGTGCTAAAAATGAAGCTTTACAAGTTTTATGCGCGCCTCTATTGACAGCTGAGAAAGTAACAATCTCAAATATTCCAGATATCGTGGATGTAAATAAGTTGATTGACTTATTGCAAACGATGGGAGTGAAGATTGAAAAAGTAGAAAGAGGAACGTATGTCTTTCAAGCAAAAGAGATTGATTTAAGTTACTTAGAAACGGAAGATTTCAAAAAGAGAGCAGGTTCTTTGCGTGGTTCTATTATGATTGTTGGACCTTTGTTGGCTCGATTTGGAAAAGGATTTATTCCAAAACCAGGTGGAGATAAAATTGGTCGTAGAAGATTGGATACACACTTTGATGGATTTGCCTTATTGGGTGCTAAATTCAACTACGATGCCGGAGAGCATTTCTATTCCATCGAAGCAAAGAAACTGAAAGGAACTTACATTCATTTGGATGAAGCTTCCGTTACAGGAACTGCAAATATTATTATGGCAGCCGTTTTGGCCGAAGGAACAACTACTTTCTACAATGCAGCATGTGAACCATACATTCAGCAATTGTGTAAAATGTTGAATTCAATGGGGGCGAAAATCTCTGGAATTAGCTCCAACTTATTGACGATTGAAGGAGTGAAAGAATTGGGAGGTTGTTACCACCGAATTCTACCTGATATGATTGAAATTGGAAGTTTCATTGGTTTAGCTGCTATGACTCAGTCTGAAATTACAATCAAGGACGTAAGCTGGGAAAACTTAGGAGTGATTCCAAATACGTTCAAAAGACTCGGAATTAAATTAGAGCGAAGAGGTGATGATATTTTTGTTCCTGCTCAAGATTCATACGAAATAGATACATTTATTGATGGATCGATATTAACGATTTACGATGCTCCTTGGCCAGGATTTACACCAGATTTGTTGTCGATTATTTTAGTCGTTGCAACGCAGGCAAAAGGAAGCGTTTTGATTCACCAAAAAATGTTTGAATCGCGTTTATTCTTCACCGATAAACTAATCGATATGGGCGCTCAGATTATTTTGTGTGATCCACACAGAGCAACTGTTATCGGATTGGGAAGACAACATAAATTACGTGGAATTCAAATGACTTCACCCGATATTCGTGCCGGAGTTTCTTTATTGATTGCAGCACTTTCAGCTGAAGGAAAAAGCGTCATTCACAACATTGAACAAATCGATAGAGGTTATCAAGATATCGATATTCGTTTGCGAAATATAGGAGCCGATATCCGTAGAATAAACTAA
- a CDS encoding DUF2306 domain-containing protein, translating to MKKTAWIFFVIGILYASYLLLLLSIPYLEISRGVDFLKTKQLIYHIKHWRYSFYIHVFSSILIIISGLFQFSKTILNKYTRIHRISGFVYLVTTLLISGPAALVMSFYANGGYPAQTSFVLLSILWLGSTFLGYYYLRKKEYEKHGKWMVRSYALTLSAVSLRLYSYLFNVFQLTLNPVDLYILLSWASWIPNLLVAEILIKRGLVNCILSNH from the coding sequence ATGAAAAAAACAGCATGGATCTTTTTCGTCATCGGAATTTTGTATGCTTCTTATCTTTTGCTGTTATTGTCGATTCCGTACCTGGAAATAAGCCGTGGAGTTGATTTTCTGAAAACCAAACAATTGATTTATCACATCAAACATTGGCGATATAGCTTTTATATTCATGTTTTCAGTAGTATTTTAATCATTATAAGCGGGTTGTTTCAATTCAGTAAAACAATCTTAAACAAATACACTCGAATTCATCGAATTTCTGGATTTGTTTACCTCGTAACAACTCTTCTAATCTCAGGACCTGCGGCTTTGGTGATGTCTTTTTATGCAAATGGAGGATATCCAGCACAAACTAGTTTTGTTCTTCTGAGTATTCTTTGGTTGGGAAGCACCTTTTTGGGGTATTATTACCTTCGGAAAAAGGAATACGAAAAACATGGAAAATGGATGGTTCGCAGTTATGCACTCACTTTATCAGCAGTTTCATTGCGTCTTTATTCTTATCTCTTCAATGTCTTTCAGTTGACTCTAAACCCCGTTGACTTATACATTTTACTTTCTTGGGCAAGCTGGATTCCAAATCTACTTGTAGCAGAGATCTTGATTAAACGCGGATTGGTAAACTGTATCCTTTCAAATCATTAA
- a CDS encoding TonB family protein → MTNYLWIIFEVNVVINLLFCVFKLTQRFLSFGWQRFSLLSIPLLSILAVWMKQETVSKSSWSYHIPVFELETVEISSKKYIAPSNFDYSTLLEVGYWIGVLLLSAWTIFSICKVLQVFLRAKKTKKEGFTLIELPNEAPSSFFRFIQLPAGLSEYDREIIFEHEKIHAQKLHSADRLLLETAHCLSWFNPVFLLMKKELIHIHEFEVDRIMYTKYRVGYMEFLLAYSLGTSSSIYSFTNQFMTKLTLIKRIKIMKKNSKKVLIAALALPIFAGGLTLISFTTVSDQGPQKRTENRLSDVKSKSQQIAAPEKASKATNVPKESTSVPQEKMIQFIPPIGTDEISTSEAPNSTTLQKENKAAEYPGGMEEMTKYMIANIKYPETAVKAKTTGKVYVSFVVTKDGKVTKATVKKGVSKELNNEALRVISTMPNWIPAQTDGEKVDAEMVLPVSFML, encoded by the coding sequence ATGACTAATTACCTGTGGATCATTTTTGAAGTAAACGTAGTAATCAATTTGTTGTTCTGCGTTTTTAAGCTCACTCAGCGATTTCTTTCCTTCGGATGGCAACGTTTCTCGTTGCTTTCAATTCCGTTACTATCCATTCTCGCAGTTTGGATGAAACAAGAAACCGTTTCAAAATCATCTTGGAGCTATCATATTCCCGTATTTGAACTGGAAACAGTAGAAATATCATCCAAAAAGTACATAGCGCCTTCAAATTTTGACTATTCAACTTTATTAGAAGTTGGATATTGGATTGGGGTTCTTTTGCTTTCCGCATGGACAATTTTCAGTATCTGTAAAGTACTTCAAGTGTTTCTTCGTGCAAAAAAAACAAAGAAAGAAGGCTTTACATTGATCGAATTACCAAACGAAGCACCTTCCTCCTTCTTTCGTTTCATTCAACTTCCAGCAGGACTTTCAGAATACGATCGTGAGATTATTTTTGAACACGAAAAGATTCATGCACAAAAACTGCATTCTGCAGATCGTTTGCTCCTTGAAACAGCACATTGTCTTTCTTGGTTCAACCCCGTGTTTTTGCTCATGAAAAAAGAATTGATTCACATCCATGAATTTGAAGTGGACCGGATCATGTACACCAAATACCGCGTCGGCTATATGGAATTCCTGCTGGCGTATTCACTCGGAACTAGTTCCTCAATATATTCATTCACCAATCAGTTTATGACTAAGCTCACGCTGATTAAACGTATCAAAATCATGAAAAAAAATTCAAAAAAAGTATTGATAGCGGCACTTGCCCTACCAATCTTTGCAGGCGGATTAACGCTAATCTCTTTCACAACAGTAAGTGACCAGGGACCGCAAAAACGGACAGAAAATAGACTCTCAGACGTGAAAAGCAAATCTCAGCAAATTGCGGCTCCAGAAAAAGCTTCAAAAGCTACTAATGTTCCAAAAGAGAGCACCTCAGTTCCACAAGAAAAAATGATTCAATTCATTCCACCAATTGGAACAGATGAAATCAGCACTTCCGAAGCTCCAAACTCAACTACTTTACAAAAAGAAAACAAAGCAGCTGAATACCCTGGAGGGATGGAAGAAATGACGAAATACATGATTGCTAACATCAAGTATCCAGAAACTGCTGTAAAAGCAAAAACAACTGGGAAAGTGTATGTTTCATTCGTTGTGACAAAAGATGGTAAAGTAACCAAAGCAACCGTGAAAAAAGGTGTCAGTAAAGAATTAAATAACGAAGCATTGCGTGTGATTTCTACTATGCCAAATTGGATTCCAGCTCAAACAGACGGCGAAAAAGTTGATGCTGAAATGGTATTGCCAGTTTCGTTTATGTTGTAA
- a CDS encoding TlpA family protein disulfide reductase — translation MKNSIIILSTLLFVSIGLVSFKSSKAPLVGSKAPEIALTGVDGKIVKLSALKGKMVLIDFWASWCGPCRKENPNVVEAYGKYKKLKFKNAKGFEVFSVSLDRDEAKWKEAIKADGLIWKNHVWDKANEAGKAYSVQFIPSAFLVDGEGKIVASGESLRGLGLHVELDKYKK, via the coding sequence ATGAAAAATTCAATTATCATTCTTTCAACGTTACTTTTTGTAAGCATTGGATTAGTATCATTCAAAAGTTCTAAAGCTCCACTAGTCGGTTCTAAAGCTCCAGAAATTGCTTTAACGGGAGTTGATGGTAAAATTGTAAAACTTTCAGCGTTGAAAGGGAAGATGGTTTTGATCGATTTTTGGGCTTCTTGGTGCGGACCTTGTAGAAAAGAAAATCCAAATGTGGTAGAAGCTTACGGGAAATATAAGAAATTGAAATTCAAAAATGCCAAAGGATTTGAAGTGTTTTCGGTTTCTTTGGATCGCGATGAAGCTAAATGGAAAGAAGCTATCAAAGCAGATGGTTTAATCTGGAAAAACCATGTTTGGGACAAAGCAAACGAAGCTGGAAAAGCGTATAGTGTACAATTTATTCCGAGTGCTTTTTTAGTGGATGGCGAAGGTAAAATCGTTGCATCTGGCGAATCTTTGAGAGGTTTGGGATTACATGTTGAATTGGATAA
- a CDS encoding DUF4199 domain-containing protein, translated as MNTRYQPIRYGIYSFAGIAILFLLVKLFSLENVGYLRLLNVFIVFYFTNKLAKRNRQLEPDDNYLYAFGSLILANAITVILSVVSFVIYANFIQPDFITHFDGGIFWNNDVTIDQAAAVLFFEGMGSALAVSFIVVMYWNERRPDNTCVPVEALKE; from the coding sequence ATGAACACTCGATATCAACCCATCAGATATGGGATCTATAGTTTTGCTGGGATTGCAATACTATTTCTACTAGTGAAATTATTCTCATTAGAAAATGTAGGTTATCTACGATTATTAAATGTCTTTATTGTGTTTTATTTCACCAATAAACTGGCTAAGAGAAATCGTCAGCTTGAACCAGACGACAATTATCTCTATGCTTTTGGCTCCTTGATTCTAGCCAATGCCATAACGGTCATATTATCTGTGGTGAGTTTTGTCATTTATGCCAATTTCATTCAGCCCGATTTTATAACCCATTTTGATGGAGGAATATTTTGGAACAATGACGTTACGATTGATCAAGCAGCAGCAGTTTTGTTCTTTGAGGGAATGGGTTCTGCATTAGCCGTATCGTTTATCGTTGTGATGTATTGGAATGAGAGAAGACCAGATAATACCTGTGTTCCAGTAGAAGCACTGAAAGAATAA
- a CDS encoding T9SS type A sorting domain-containing protein has translation MTRITYIIAFIFSFNFSGYSQWVTLYEGGAGTSNSLDEDWEERHYFSSAPGTNNNICITGAWNDSNKLKILYYQSGFGAGSAGMYKQIAGLENYASVRIYLEMNLPDSVGTIHYAAFSDGLFADSLNHSLYDEFASDQLSITIPYSNLEGHNSLYFYANLLRGDSVLLWFNYVRIEVDTTQMLNVPPLSNLDAIIYSSANQLHIDLGNEDSNFVVHLFNSQGINVFQESFSGKQMLPMEVETGIYIVQITDKSGRFTRRRIHLE, from the coding sequence ATGACTAGAATTACCTACATCATCGCTTTCATCTTTTCTTTCAATTTTTCAGGTTATTCCCAATGGGTAACTCTTTACGAAGGAGGTGCAGGCACAAGTAACAGCTTAGACGAAGACTGGGAAGAACGTCATTATTTCTCTAGTGCTCCAGGTACAAATAACAACATCTGTATAACAGGTGCGTGGAATGATTCCAATAAACTAAAAATACTTTACTACCAATCTGGTTTTGGCGCGGGAAGTGCTGGTATGTATAAGCAAATTGCTGGTTTGGAAAACTATGCTTCGGTTCGTATTTATTTGGAAATGAATCTCCCAGATAGTGTTGGAACAATCCATTATGCCGCATTTTCAGATGGACTATTTGCAGATAGCCTTAATCATTCATTGTATGATGAATTTGCCTCCGATCAGTTAAGCATTACCATTCCCTACTCCAATTTGGAAGGTCACAATTCCCTCTATTTCTATGCGAACTTATTGCGTGGAGATTCTGTTCTACTTTGGTTCAATTATGTGCGAATTGAAGTCGACACTACTCAAATGTTGAATGTTCCTCCTTTATCAAATCTTGATGCAATCATTTATTCATCTGCCAATCAACTTCACATTGATCTTGGAAATGAAGATTCAAACTTCGTCGTTCATTTATTCAATTCACAAGGAATAAATGTGTTTCAAGAATCATTCAGTGGAAAACAGATGCTTCCAATGGAAGTAGAAACGGGCATATACATCGTTCAAATCACAGACAAAAGCGGACGATTTACCCGCAGAAGGATACATCTCGAATAA
- a CDS encoding COX15/CtaA family protein, giving the protein MYSKAFIRLNWITLVFIFLVIIAGSVVRTSGSGMGCPDWPKCFGTWIPPTSEAQLPENYREVYGEKRVKKVEKFAKFLTMLGMKETAEKIKKDPRTYQEEPFNAQRTWTEYGNRLVGFLAGNGVLIILLWGFWKYRKDKRLIWLAFFNLVAIGLNGWFGSIVVATNLVPWTITVHMFLALLVVCLQLLLIRRISPIQQKTLNIAVGMKWLIGIILAITAYQMFLGTQVREYIDQLTHQGLGRDSWTNQFGWTFFIHRSFSWAVLVLMVLLVFLNYKTDKVKSIYWAFLVLVIELLGGVLLAYADMPGFVQVSHLLCAVILFGILFLQFVRLKPLSKSLSKSSIRG; this is encoded by the coding sequence ATGTATTCAAAAGCGTTTATCCGATTAAACTGGATTACTTTGGTGTTTATCTTCTTAGTAATTATTGCTGGAAGTGTGGTTCGAACTTCTGGGAGTGGAATGGGATGTCCGGACTGGCCCAAATGTTTTGGAACTTGGATTCCACCAACTAGCGAAGCTCAATTGCCAGAAAATTACCGCGAAGTTTATGGTGAAAAGCGTGTAAAGAAAGTGGAGAAGTTTGCCAAATTCCTTACGATGCTGGGGATGAAGGAAACTGCTGAAAAAATAAAAAAAGATCCTAGAACATACCAAGAAGAGCCCTTTAATGCACAACGAACTTGGACCGAATACGGAAATCGGTTAGTAGGTTTTTTGGCTGGAAACGGAGTATTAATCATTCTTTTATGGGGATTTTGGAAATACCGAAAAGATAAACGATTGATTTGGCTCGCATTTTTCAACTTGGTTGCAATCGGTTTAAATGGCTGGTTTGGTTCAATAGTCGTTGCTACGAATTTGGTTCCTTGGACAATTACCGTTCACATGTTCCTGGCGCTTTTGGTCGTTTGTTTGCAATTGTTGTTGATTCGAAGAATTAGTCCAATTCAGCAGAAAACGCTGAATATAGCGGTTGGAATGAAGTGGTTGATTGGAATTATATTGGCAATTACGGCCTATCAGATGTTTTTAGGGACACAAGTTCGCGAATACATCGATCAATTAACACATCAAGGTTTGGGAAGAGACTCTTGGACAAATCAATTCGGTTGGACGTTTTTTATTCACCGATCGTTCTCTTGGGCAGTATTGGTTTTAATGGTTTTATTGGTGTTTTTAAATTACAAAACGGATAAAGTAAAATCAATTTACTGGGCATTTTTAGTGCTGGTCATTGAATTGCTAGGAGGCGTTTTATTGGCCTATGCTGACATGCCTGGATTTGTGCAAGTGTCTCATTTATTGTGTGCTGTCATTCTTTTTGGAATCTTATTTTTACAATTCGTCCGATTAAAGCCATTGTCGAAATCACTCTCAAAGAGCAGTATCCGCGGATAA
- a CDS encoding tetratricopeptide repeat protein: MKTFSLIFLFGAILFSCGNPATNKSVGNTLSNPMEQIRLGKSDLFNGEKVRLFLYQNPTESKESNKLFLAALDEFKNKKNLISASEGFMASIAAYPNAKSYYELGNVYMETKNYQRALDAYSLAEKLGYEPFAKVMFNVACAYSQLENFPMSADYLQYAIQAGYSNIDNIEKDTDLAKLREEDPSLFKRNLDLALAGMSDIENLLWLQFKRNFIQATFPLNMNSDQGKMVFDDKNRISYDFERFVAEMRDERFSREVSKGFFHFVQVADKKDFVALIYIVRDEFNGDDSPLTYRLVTFTKTGKIIDKKEIAGREDYSELLKTCVFQKDLSFTITNYETTFQKDPNEEGYYDNPIVSKKKIDTEKYRIDTSGKIVFIEGKPLAETPA, from the coding sequence ATGAAAACCTTCAGTTTGATCTTTCTATTCGGCGCAATTTTGTTTTCTTGCGGTAATCCAGCAACGAATAAATCAGTGGGAAACACGCTTTCTAATCCAATGGAACAAATTCGTTTAGGTAAAAGCGATTTATTCAATGGGGAGAAAGTACGCTTGTTTTTATATCAGAATCCTACTGAAAGTAAAGAATCGAACAAATTGTTTTTAGCTGCTTTGGACGAATTCAAGAACAAGAAGAATTTAATTTCAGCTAGTGAAGGTTTTATGGCTTCCATTGCAGCGTATCCAAATGCGAAGTCTTACTATGAATTGGGAAATGTCTACATGGAAACGAAAAATTACCAAAGAGCTTTGGATGCTTATTCCTTGGCTGAAAAGTTGGGATATGAACCTTTTGCTAAAGTGATGTTCAACGTTGCGTGCGCTTATTCGCAATTAGAAAACTTTCCCATGAGTGCAGATTATTTGCAATATGCTATTCAAGCGGGATATTCCAATATCGATAACATTGAAAAAGATACCGATTTAGCGAAATTAAGAGAAGAAGATCCTTCGTTATTCAAACGCAATTTGGATTTGGCTTTAGCAGGAATGTCTGACATTGAGAATTTACTTTGGTTGCAGTTTAAACGCAATTTTATACAAGCTACTTTTCCATTGAATATGAATTCGGATCAAGGGAAAATGGTTTTTGATGATAAGAATCGTATTTCGTATGATTTCGAACGATTTGTTGCTGAAATGCGTGATGAACGTTTCTCGCGAGAAGTCAGTAAAGGATTCTTTCATTTTGTGCAAGTTGCAGATAAAAAAGACTTTGTAGCATTGATTTATATCGTAAGGGATGAATTTAACGGAGACGATTCTCCACTGACCTATCGCTTGGTGACTTTCACAAAGACGGGAAAGATTATTGATAAAAAGGAAATTGCGGGACGAGAAGATTATTCGGAACTGTTGAAGACGTGTGTATTTCAAAAAGATCTTTCGTTTACCATTACCAATTACGAAACGACGTTCCAAAAAGACCCAAACGAAGAGGGGTATTATGACAATCCGATTGTTTCTAAAAAGAAAATCGATACAGAGAAATACCGAATTGATACATCTGGAAAGATTGTTTTCATCGAAGGAAAGCCGCTTGCAGAAACTCCAGCTTAA